From Ptiloglossa arizonensis isolate GNS036 chromosome 14, iyPtiAriz1_principal, whole genome shotgun sequence, the proteins below share one genomic window:
- the LOC143154324 gene encoding uncharacterized protein LOC143154324, with the protein MTFFQTGREKRRPHPNLSPRHAVSTITRDGRGPFEHSGHVKINAKRYPVHGALENQSKSGSAGGAISWLPTGPTREQVNDACRTDNEHCLYFCLIAMRAHPFALPSTALPCVGDFLAMIGVKSSIMTFLSSFFILHYSSSLISFLNALRNFKDTNR; encoded by the coding sequence ATGACGTTCTTCCAGACCGGCAGAGAGAAAAGGCGCCCGCACCCGAACCTCTCACCTCGTCACGCTGTTTCTACTATCACCCGAGACGGTCGCGGCCCGTTCGAACACTCTGGCCACGTTAAAATAAACGCGAAGCGCTACCCTGTGCACGGTGCTCTTGAAAATCAATCTAAAAGTGGCTCGGCTGGTGGCGCAATCTCCTGGCTACCCACTGGACCGACTCGCGAACAAGTGAACGACGCCTGCCGTACTGATAACGAACACTGTCTTTACTTTTGCCTTATCGCAATGCGCGCGCATCCGTTCGCCCTCCCCTCAACTGCGCTACCCTGCGTCGGTGACTTCTTAGCCATGATCGGCGTGAAATCTTCGATCATGACGtttctttcgtctttctttattttacattattcttcCTCGTTGATATCGTTTCTAAATGCACTACGAAACTTCAAGGACACGAATCGCTGA